In Aminiphilus circumscriptus DSM 16581, the sequence CGTGGGCGGCCACGGCGACGCCCTTCCGGAGGTGCTCGCCGCCTGCTGGAAACTGCTCCGTTCCGGAGGACGCCTGGCGGCGACGTTCATTCTTCTCGACGCCGCCCTGACGGCACTGCACACACTGGAGGATCTGGGGGGCTCGCCGGGTTTCTGGCAGCTCACCGCAGGATACGGCAAGCCCCTGGCGGGATCGTGGATGCTGACGGGGCAAAACCCGGTCTTTCTCGTCTGGGGAGACAAGGAGGCGGAACAGGCATGAACCGAGAACACTCGGACGGGGAACACGCAACGCCGTTCCAGGCGGAGGTGACCATCGTCGGCGCCGGTCCCGGAGATCCGGAACTGCTCACGCTGAAGGGAAAGCGCCTCCTCGAAACGGCGGACCTCGTGGTCTACGCGGGAAGTCTCGTGGCTCCCGCGCTGCTGGCGTTCTGCAACCCTTCCTGCGAGAGGGTGGATTCGGCCCCCCTCGACCTGGAGGAACAGGTGGAACTCATGAGCAGGGCCGCGCTGGCGGGGCGGCGCGTGGTGCGCCTCCACACCGGAGATCCCAGCCTTTACGGGGCCACGGCGGAGCAGATCCGGGCACTGGAGGCCCGAGGCGTGGTCGTGACCATCGTCCCCGGCGTGTCGAGTCTTCAGGCCGCAGCGGCGCGCCTCGGCGTGGAATACACCGTGCCCGGGGGCACCCAGACGGTGATCTGCACCCGAGCGGCGGGGCGCACGCCCGTTCCGGCCTCGGAAGCCCTGGAGCGGCTCGCCGCATCGCAAAGCACCCTGGTGATCTTCCTCAGCGCCGGACAGGCGGATCAGGTCGCCAATGCGCTTCTTCGGGGCGGTTACGCACCGGACACGCCCAGCGCCTGCGTCTACCGCGCCACCTGGCCGGACGAGAGAATTCTCCGGACCCGCCTCGACGAACTGGCCCGACGCATGGACGAGGCGGGCATCGCGAATCACGCGCTCCTCGTGATCGGGAGCTGCCTCGACCCCGGAGAGGCGAAGAGTCTCCTCTACGACGGAAGCTTCTCCCACGGCTTCCGGAATGCGGAAAGATCCCCGCTGTCATGAGCGCACTTCCCGCCATCCTGATTCTCTCCTCCCGGGGAGAGGAAACGGCACGGCGCCTCGCCTCCACCCTGGGCGGCGATGTCCTCTCTCCCGCCCCGGGGGAACTGAAGACCCTCCTGACCTCCCTCTGGGAGCGGCCGAGGACGGCCCTTTCGGGCATCATCGGGGTCGGCGCCGCCGCCATCTATCTGCGCGCCGCCGGACCGCTCCTGCGGGACAAGGCCTCGGACCCGCCTCTCGTCTGCGTCTCCGAGGACGGGCACATGGTGGTCCCTCTCACGGGGGGACATCTGGGCGGCGGATTCGACCTGGCCCGCTCCTGCGCAAAGGCCCTGGATGCCACGCTCGCGGCCACCTGCTCCAGCGACCGGGCGGGGCTCACCGCGCCGGACCTGCTCTGCCGGAGATGGGGCTTCGTCCTGGAGGGCAAGGAACATCTTCCTGCGGTGAACGGAGCACTCCTCGACGAGGGCATCCTTCCGCTCCGGGCGGACCCGGAGTTTCTCCGGCTTCCCTTTCCACCCTGCTACCGGGTCGAGCCCGCGGAAGAAAAGGACGGAGAGACCGCACCCGGAGAGGACGCACCCCACCCGAAGGTTCTCGTCTCCTTCCGAAACGCTCCCCTTCCTCCGGGCGCGGTGCGACTGGTCCCTCCCTGCATCGTCGCGGGGGTGGGCTGCCGAAAGGGCGTCGCCGCGGAGGATGTGGTGGAGGCCCTCCGGGCGTCCTTCCGGGAAGGAGGATACACCCTTTCAGCCCTGGCGGAATGCCGCACCATTCCGGAAAAGGAGTTCGAGCCTGGACTCGTGGAGGCGGCGAACCTGCTCGGCGTCCCCCTTCGGATTTGCTCTCGGGAAGAACTGCTGGCACTTCCCGGCCCTTTCACCCCCTCCGTGGCGGAACGCCATCTGGATCTCCCCGGCGTAGCCGAACCCTGCGCCGCCACGGCGGGTCCTCTTCTCGCGCCGCGGACGAGTTCCCGGGGCGTGACGGTGGCGCTGTCCCTGCGCCCGCTCCGCTTTCAGGGTCGGGTGGACGTGGTGGGAACCGGACCGGGGGACGCACGCTTTCTCACCGCCGAGGCACGGGCGGCCATCGAAGGCGCGGAGGTTCTCGTGGGGTACGCCCTCTACATCGACCAGATTCCCGAGGCGTGGCGACGGAACAAATGGGTGAAACGCTTCTCCATGGGAGAAGAGGAGGAACGGGTCCGTCTGGCCCTGAACCTGGCGGAACGGGGATACGCCGTGGCGCTTCTCTCCGGAGGCGATCCGGTGCTCTTCGGCATGGCGGGACTGACCCATTCCCTGGCGGCGGAGACCTCCGTGCCAGTCCGGGTCATCCCGGGCATCTCGGCCATACAGGCCGCGGGAGCGCTCCTCGGAGCGCCCTACACGAACGGTCTCACCTGCATCTCCCTCTCGGATTATCTCCAACCCTGGGAGGAGGTGCTGCAGGCGCTGCGCGGCGCCGCCCTGGGAGGGCTCACGGTGGCACTCTACAATCCCGTGCGGCGCGACCTGGAGACCAAGCTCGCCGCGGTGCGGGAGATCTTCGCATCCCTGGAGGGGCCGGTCCTGCTCGTGCGGGACGTGGGCAGGCCCGAGGAGTCTTTCCGAGCGATTCCTCTGGAGGCGCTTTCCCCGGCGGAGGTGGACATGCGGACCCTTGTGGTGCTTCCCGGGCGGAACGTCCTCTGGAATGGCACGCGCCTTCTGGACCGCCGGGGATACCGGAGTGAGAGAGGACGGAACGAGAGCACGGAACGTGTTCGGGAGGACGAAGCGGTCGTGCGGTCGCGACAGGAATCGCCCTCCGAAGAAGGTGCCGCCCCGTGAGGCTCCTCGTTCTCGGCGGCACCTCCGCGGCGCGCCGCGTGGCGGAACACCTTCTCGCACTGGGGCATGCCGTGACCGTCTCGGTAACGCGCACCTGGGGGCTCGAGACGGTTCCTCCCGGCGCGGAGGCGCTTCTGGGCGCCCGGGACCGGGCCGAATGGACGGAACTGCTCTCCCGGAAGAAACCGCACGGGGAAGAGGGGGACGTGGAAGGCATCGTGGACTGCTCGCACCCCTTCGCGACGGCGGCCACGGAGGAACTCGCCGCCGCCGCGGTGGCGCAGGGGATTCCCTTCGTCGTCTTCGAGCGGACCATGTGCTCTGCGGAGGAGAGCGAGGAGAGGGAACTCTTTCCGCCACGTTTTCTTCTCCGGGCGGACTCGCCCGAGGAGGGATGCGCCCTTCTCTGGGGAGTGACGCGCCCCGGGGAATGCCTTTTCCTCGCGGTAGGGGTGAAGCTGCTTCCCCGCATCGTTCCGCTCCTCCGGAAGGAGAACCGGCGCGTGGTCGCCCGGGTGCTTCCCACGGAGGAAAGTCTTTGCGCGGCCCGCAGAGCCGGTCTTGAGCCGAGGGAGATCGTCGCCCTCTGGGGAGCGGGAAGCGTGCATCTGAACGAGGCGCTTCTCCTCGAGACCGGAGCGGCGTGCATGTTCTCCAAGGATTCCGGCGAGGAGGGCGGTCTGCACAACAAGATCGAGGCCTGCCGCAACCTCGGCTTGCCCCTGGTGCTCTTGAACCGCCCCAAGGCGGAGACGAAGGGGGCTCCCTCGGTCTCGTCCCTTGAGGAGCTTGAGACGGTGCTGGCATCGTGGGAGGAGAAAAAACTCGGGAACACTTCCGAAAAAAAGCGAAAAGGAGCGATCTCATGATTCTGTACGGCATCGGCGTCGGTCCGGGAGATCCGGAACTGGTGACGCTCAAGGCATTGCGACTTCTCGAAGAGGCGGATCTGGTCCTCGTTCCCGTCTCGCGGCAGGGACGGGCGAGCGTCGCAGGAGACATCGTCACCGCCGCCTGGGCAGAGCGGAGCACGCCCCTGCCCGAGCTGGTGCCTCTGGTCTTCCCCATGGTCCGGGACGAGGAGGAGCGGCGGCGCCTTCTGGAGGAACAGCTCCGGATGCTTCGCCCCCGCTGGGAAGGCGCACGTGCCGCGGCGCTTCCCGTCCTCGGCGACGCGGCCCTCTACGCCACGGTGGCCTGGCTCTTCGAGGCCTGGCGCCCCCTCGCGCCGGAGCTGGAACTTCGGCTGGTCCCGGGCATTTCCGCCCACTCCTTCGCGGCCTGCGCCCTCTCGTCCTTCCTGGCCCTCGCGGAGGAGCGGCTCGCGGTGGTTCCCTGCACCGCAGGAGCCGACGAGGTGCGGCGCATTCTGGAAGCCGCCGACACAGCGGCACTCTACAAGCCCTCGGCCCTGGGGAAGGACCTCGCCCGGACGGTCTCCGCCGCGGGACCTTGGAAACACATGGTGCGCATCGAGCGGGGAGGACTGCCGGAGGAGCGCATTCTTCAGGGGGAGGAGGCCATCTCCCCCTGCTCGGAATATCTCTCCCTGGTGCTGCTCTGGAGGGAGCGTGCTTCCGTGTGACATCCCTTTCCGTGGACTGGGGAGCCCTGCTGCGAGGTGAGTTGCTTCTCACGGCGAACGTCGCCCTGGGACTGGCCCTCGGTGAGACGATCCTGCACTTTCAGGTGGCGGACCGTCTCTTCAGGAGAATGCTTCCCCGCCTTTCCCGCTGGGGCCTTTCTCCAGATCTGGGGGCAGCGCTGGCGGTGAGCCTCGGCTCCTCCCGGGCGGGAGCGGCCATGATCGCGGCAGCGTTCCGGGAGGGGCGACTCGCTCGGAGGGACACCGTGCTCGGCACGTTGCTTCTGGCTTTTCCGGGCTATCTGCGGCGTTGGGTGACGAGTTTCGCCGTGGCGGCGGGTCTCGCGGGAATAGCGGGAGCCATCTATTCCACAGTACTTCTTCTCCGGAGCGCCATCCGTTTCGTCCTCGTGCTGCTGCTGCTCCGGCGGGGGAAAAAGCCCTTGGAGGCGATGGCAGCGGAGACGGCGCACGGCGAGGCTAAGGCGACGACCCCGGAGACGGGAGAATCCGCGCTCCTGAACGAAAGGAAGAGCCGCTTCGTCAGCGCCGGGGAACGCCGAAGAATGCTGCTGCGTCTCCTGGGACGGACGCTTCCCTGGGCGTGGAGTTTCTATGCCCTGGCCTTCGTGCTCGTGCCCTATCTGGACGCGTTTCTTCTGGAGCACGTGCACCTGCTCCCTCTTCTGCCTCCGGCGGGATGGACCGTGGTGGCGGGCAGCCTGGCCCAGAACAACGTGGCCCTCGCCGCCGCCAAGGCAAGCCTCGCCACGGAAACGCTCACGACGGCGGAGGCGGTGCTGGCCCTTCTGGTGGGAAACGTCCTGGGCTCCTTCTCCCGGACGGCCCGGCAAAACGTGGGCTACTGGCTCGGGCTCTTTCCGCGGGACCTGGTGCGCTCCCTCCTGGTGTGGCACACGGGAACGCAGGTTCCGCTCATGCTCCTCTCCCTTGTGGGAGCGGCGATTCCTGTTCTTCTGGCGAGGTGAGGCACAATGAGTTCTCTCCACTGTCTTGTCCTGGATTACCGCGACGCCTCCGCCGAGAGGCGAGCCGCCGCGTGGAGCATCTGGAGCCGCATGAACGGCGACGAACCCGTTCTTCCGCGGCTGCAGCACCTTTCCTTTCCCTGTGGCGACGATCCGGAGGAAGAAGCCCGTAACGGAGACGCCCGCGCTGCCACCGCAGACGAGGCCTCGGACGACGGGACGGACGGGATACCGGAGATCGACGGCTCCGCTGTCCGGGAGTGCTTCCGCCTGCGCACCTGCAACCGGGCGGAAATGTACCTGGTACTCCCCTCGGGCGGGCGACCACCCCGGGAACTGCTCGTCCCCGGCGTGCGGCATCTTGAGGACGAAGAGGCGGTGCGGCACCTTCTTCGTCTTCTCCTGGGGTTGGAAAGTCTCGCCATCGGAGAGGAGCACATCGTGGCCCAGTTCCGGGAATGTTACGAGGGGAACGACAAACGGCGCTGTGGCCGCATGCTCCACCGCCTTTTCCAGCGGGCGCTCCACCTGGCGGGGACCTTGCGCTCCTGCTGGTCCCCCGGAAGGGCGCCATCCATCCCCTACCTTATGCTGCAGCGTTTCAAGGAACATCCCCGCTGGCCCCGGGTGCGCGCCCTCGTGGTGGGCACCGGCGCCATGGGAGAGGAGACGGCGCGGCTTCTCCGGGCATGCCGGATTGAGGTCCGTCTCGTCAACCGCACGCTTCGCAAAGGCGAGGAAGTGGCGGAACGGCTCGGCCTTCCGCTGCTTTCCTGGGAGAACTGGCGCGAGGCGGCAAAAGACGTGGACGGCCTTTTTCTCTGCACCGACGCACCGGAACCGCTCTGGCGGGGGAGCGAAACGGAAACGCTCGGCGCCGGAAAGAAACAGAGTCCGGAGGAGTGCCGCCGGAAAGAGCCCCTTTCTCTTCCCTGGGTTCTCGACCTCGGAGGAATTCCCCAGTCCTCTCCGGAAAGCGGGGCGATTCGCATCACCGTGGACGACCTTCGGGAGTGCGCCGAACGTCTGCTCGAAACCCACCGCAAGGGACTCCGCCGCCTGGAGCAGGAGGCGGACATCACCGCTCGGGCGCTCTGGGAGGAACTCTCGGGAATCTACGGCGACACCTACCGGCGCCTGGCCCTGGCGCGGGCGAAACAGGTGGTTCGGGACCGGGTGGAACGGACGGCGAAGAAGACCGGCGCCGATCCGGAGATCCTGGAGGCGATGGCCTGGAGCGTCGTGAAGGGAGTGCTCCACCCCCTTCTTTCGAACCGGACGTCCCACACAAACAGGGTCTGGCGCCTCCTGGCGGAAACGGAGCGACGCTCGTGACAGGGCGCGCCTTCTCGCTCCTCGCGTCGGTGAACACGCGGAGACAGCGCGTCCTCGTGGTCGGGGGCGGCAGCGTGGGCACCCGGAAGATCGCCACGCTTCTCGGCGCGGAATGCGAGGTCGTCCTCGTCTCCCCCGAGGCGACACCGGAACTGCGGGCACTCGCCGAAGCGGGACGAATCCAGTGGCTTCGCCGCACGGTTCTCCCCGAAGATTTCGCCGCCGTCCGACTCGTTCTTCTGGCCCTTCCCCTCGGAACGGAGGCGGATGGGGCGAGCACTTCGCTCGAACAGGCCCTCGCCTGGGCACGGAAAGCGGGATGTCTCGTGAACTGCGCCGCCTGCGCCGACGAGGGAGACTGGGCACTGGTGGCCCAATTTCGGCACGGCCCCTGCTTCATCGGAATCGGCACGGGAGGCGACGATCCCTGCGAGGCGGCGCGGCTCAAACGGCGCCTTCTCGCCTGCCTCGATGCGGAGACGACCCGGACATTCGGCGCAAACGAACCGGCGGAGGAGGCGACGCATTCCGACGGTTCGCAGCGATGTGCGCTCTCCTCCCGCGTCGGAAACTGGATTCTCGAGACGCCCCGTTCCGAGCATTGCGACAATGCGGGACGCCACTCCGGAAGCGGCGCGCAACCGCTGGTGCTTCTCTCCCGTGGGAGTCTTCTCGCCCTGCGCCAGGCGGAACTGGCCGCGGCGGCCCTCGCCACCCGGGGAGCCCTGGCGGAGGTGCGCACCGTGACCTCCCACGGCGACCGGGACCAGAAGACGCCCCTCTCCGCCTTCGGCGGCTTCGGAGCCTTCGTGAAAGCCCTGGAGGAGGCCCTCCTCGCGGGGGAGGGAGACGGCGCGGTGCACAGTCTCAAGGACGTGCCCTCGAAGCTCGGAGGGGACGAACGCCGGGGAACGAGGCTCATCCTCGCCGGAGTACTTCCCCGGGAATCCGCCCGGGATATTCTGCTCACCCTCGATGGACTGCCCCTCGAAGCGCTTCCGCCCGGAGCGAAGGTGGGCACGTCGAGCCTGCGCCGTCGGGCGCAGCTCCTTTTCCTCCGCCCGGATCTGGAGGTCGTCCCCTTTCGGGGCAACGTGGAAACCCGTCTGCGCAAGCTCCGGGAGGGAGAGGTGGCGGCAACGATCCTCGCCGAGGCGGGACTTTCCCGCCTCGAGAACACCCCGGGCGGAAGGGGAGACAGCATGCTTTCCGCGCCCGACCGGGAGCTGCTGCGCCGGGGAAGCACTCCCCTTCCGTTCCTTGCCGCTCCGGGACAGGGAGCCGTCGCCGTGGAGACCTGCGCGGGAACGCCCCTGGAGCAGCTCCTGCGAGATCTGGACCACCTCCCCACCCGGCTGGCGGTGACGGCCGAACGGGCTTTTCTTGCGGAATTCTCCTGCGGCTGCGTGCTCCCCCTGGGTGTGCACGGTCTCTGGGAGAGCGGTGTGCTGCATCTGCGGGCGGAACTGCTCGACGGAGGCGGAAAGGCCCGGGAAACAGCGGAGCTGGAAACTGCGGTCGCCTCCCTCGCCGAAGCCGAAGAGGCGGGGAAACGCCTCTGGAAAAACATGGCCGAAAACCCCCTGGCCCGCCGTCTCGTTGCAGCGGCAAAACGAACCCCTTCTGTATATGTCCCGTGAGACCTCCGGGCAGGAAGAACCATCCGGGAAAGGAGAGGAGATCATGACCGTCCATCTCGTCGGCGCAGGGTGCGGCACTCCCTCGTGGCTTACGCTCCGCGGAGCGGAACTCCTCCGCACCGCCGAGGCGGTCGTCTACGACCGCCTGATCCATCCGGACCTGCTCCAGCTCTGCCCCAAGGGATGCGAGTATCACCCCGTGGGCAAGCGCGAGAGCGACCACACCCTTCCGCAGAAGAAGATCAACGCCCTTCTGGTGGAGCTGGGGAAACGCCTTGCCTCGGTGGTACGCCTCAAGGGAGGAGATCCTTTCGTCTTCGGACGGGGTGGCGAGGAGGCCCTCGCCCTGGAAGAAGCGGGGCTTTCCTGGGACGCGGTTCCGGGCATCACCGCCGCTCTCGGCGGGTGCGCCGCGGCGGGGCTTCCGCCGACCCACCGGGGCCTTTCCGGCGCGGTGACCCTCGCCACGGGGCGCCTCGGCGACGGAGGCGCCGAGACGACGCCGGACAACGGAACAAATTCCGGAGATCCGCGCCGGAACTTCCTTCGGGAACTCGGCGCCGTTCCCGGAACGCTCTGTCTCTACATGAGCGCCTCCTCCTTCGCCGAGGCGGCGCCGTTCCTCGAAGCGGGCGGAGTGACACCGGACACGCCCGGGGCATGCGTGACCTGGGGAGGCTGGGGAAGGGCGACGCTCCGCTCGGGAACCTTCGGAGAACTCATCGAGGCCTCCCGGCGGAACGCGCTGCGAAGCCCGAGCGTGCTCGTTCTGGGGAGAACCGCCGGCGTGGCGCTCCACCCTCTCCGTGGTCCTCTCGCGGGGCTCCAGGTGGCGGTGTGCCGTCCCGCTCCCGAATCCTGGAACACCGCACGGCGCCTGGAACAGCTCGGCGCCGACGCCTACAGCGTTCCCCTCCTCGAACTGGAGGAACGCCCCCTCCAAGGCGCGGCGGACCTTCTCGCCCGGGCGGACTGGATCGTCTGCACGAGCCCCCGGGGCGCGGCGCAGATCAAACGCTGCGCTTCGGACCTGCGCCGCCTTCGAGGCCGCCTCGCCGCCATCGGCGAGGGCACCGCGAGGGCCCTCGCCCTGGAGGGACTGCCCCCGGACGTCACGGCGGAGGAACCCACGTCGGAGGGACTGGCCCGGCTTTTGCGCTCCCTGATCCGCCCCGGCGAGCGGGTGGCCTTCGTCCGAAATGAACGGGCCTCGTCACTGCCCGAGGAGGCCGTCCGGCAAGCGGGAGGCGTTCCTTTCGAGCTTGCCGCCTACCGCATGATCCCCAACCCTCTGCCGGGGGAGGAACTCTACCGGGAGCTGTGGCGCCAGGCACCGCTCCACGCGGTGGTCTTCGGCAGCGCCGCCCTCGCCGAGGCGTGGTGGGACCGCTTCGGCGGTCTTCCTCCCGGCGCCGTTCCCGTCGCCTGGGGAGAAACGTGCGCACGTCGAATCCGGGAGCTGCTGGAGACCCAGAGGGAAGGAGGACGTGACGTGGCGGTGCTCGAATCACCGGACCTCCCGGGGCTGGAGCGAGTGCTGCGCCGTCTGAACGCCCTTCTCTCGGACCTGCGCCTCGAACAGGCCGCGGCGGATGTCGGAAAAAGCGACGAGGAAACACCGAAAAGAAAAGGCCCTCGCCGAAAGACGGAACGAAACGACACCGCACCGCGCCGTACGCGGAAGGGGAACCCCTCGTGAGCACCGCACGGGCAAAGGGACTCATGGTCTGCGGCACCACCAGCGACGCGGGAAAGAGCCTTCTGGTCACCGCTCTCTGCCGCCACTTCTTCCGAAAGGGCATACGAGTCGCGCCCTTCAAGGCCCAGAACATGGCCCTCAACGCCTACACCGCCCCGGGAGGAGGCGAAATGGGCGTCGCCCAGGCCCTCCAGGCCGAGGCCTGCGGCCTGGAGCCGGACGTGCGCTTCAATCCGGTACTCCTCAAACCTCAGGGAGACAGCACGAGCCAGGTGGTGCTTTTGGGACGCCCCGCCGCCACGCTTTCCGCCCGGGACTATCACGGCAGGAACGGAAAAGGCTACGCGGCCACCGCCTGGGAGACCGCCCGCGATGCCCTGGCGGCCCTCCGGGAGGAGTACGACCTGCTGCTCCTGGAGGGCGCGGGAAGCCCCGCGGAGATGAACATCTACGCCGCGGACTTCACGAACCTCCGGACCGCCCGGGAGGCGGAGGCGCCGGTCCTCCTCGTGGGGGACATCGAACGGGGTGGCGTGCTCGCCTCGCTGGTGGGCACCCTCGCGGTGCTCCCCGAGAAGGACGCCGCACTGATCAAAGCCTTTGCGGTCAACAAGTTCCGGGGAGATTCGAGCCTCTTCGACGAAGGGTGCCGTTTTCTCGAAGCGCGCACGGGGCGCCCCGTTCTGGGAGTGCTTCCCTACGCGACCCATCTCCGCCTTCCCGCGGAGGATTCCCTGGGATTGCGCTCCTTCGGCGACGGCCCCCTGCGCATTGTGGTGATCAAGCTTCCCCGCATCGCCAACTTCACCGACTTCGACGCCCTGGAGCACGACGGCTGCCGGGTGGTCTTCGCCGACGCACCGGGGGATCTCGATGGTGCGGACTGCATCGTTCTGCCGGGGACGAAAGCCACCATGGCAGACCTTCGCTGGCTTCGGCAGCGAGGCCTCGCCACGGCTCTCCGGGATGCCGCCGACCGGGGCATTCCTCTCTGGGGCATCTGCGGGGGCTACCAGATGCTGGGAGAGCGCATCGACGACCCGGGGGGCGTGGAGGGATCGGGACCAGAGAGCATGGAGGGGCTCGGCCTGCTGCCGGTGCGCACCTTCTTCGAGGGAACCAAGATCGCCGCCCCCGCCCGAGCGGTGGTGAACGACTGGGCCCCGGGACCGTGGGAAGCCCTTCGGGACCGGGAGATCTCGGGCTACGAGATCCACATGGGACGCACGATCCCCGTTGCGGCGGCGTCTTTCGGCGATGGCACGCCCCTGCTCACCCTCATCGCCCGGGGAGGCCGCGAGATCCTGGAGGCGGACGGCGCGGCTCGGCCTGATGGGACGGTCTTCGGCTGCTATCTCCACGGTCTGGCGGACGACCCGCTCTTCCGGCGGGCCTTCGTCAACTGGCTGCGGCGGCGCAAGGGGCTCGCCCCTCTCGGCGGAACCGGAGAAACGGCGCCCTCGGGGCGGGAACTCCGGGACAGAAGCTACGACGCCTGGGCGGATTTCGTGGCAGCCCATCTGGATATGACGCGCCTGGAGGAGCTGATCGCCCGGGGGCTCTGAGCGCAGGAAAAGGACTCCCGAAATCGAAAGAAAACGCCGACGAGGAAGGGACGCCGCGCTGCGGCGGAAGTCTATCGGGAGCCTGCCCCGCCTCTGTTGCGTTTGCATTGACAATCCAAGGCCAAAAAGCAAAACGATCCGTCGAAGGGGGAATCCGAAATGGAACGGAAACGGAAGACGAATGCGGAGTGCTTCGCCGCTGCACGGGAGGTGCTGGTGGGAGGCGTGAACAGTCCCGTCCGGGCCTGGAAATCCGTGGGAGGAACGCCACGCTTCTTCCTGCGGGGAGCGGGGGCAATGTTGGAGGACGTGGAGGGCAACGTCTATACCGACTATGTGTGCAGCTGGGGCCCTCTCATCCTCGGCCACGCCCACCCGGAAGTGGTGGCGGCGGTGGTGCGAGCCGCCGCGGATTCGCCCTCCTTCGGCGCTCCCTCGCCGCTGGAGATCGAGCTTGCCCTGAAGGTGCGGGCACGCTTTCCCTCCATGGAGCTGATCCGCTTCGTCAACTCCGGTACGGAGGCGACCATGACGGCCCTCCGGGTCGCCCGGGGGTTCACGGGGCGGAAACTCGCGGTGAAGTTCTCCGGCTGCTACCACGGCCACGC encodes:
- the hemC gene encoding hydroxymethylbilane synthase, with the translated sequence MTGRAFSLLASVNTRRQRVLVVGGGSVGTRKIATLLGAECEVVLVSPEATPELRALAEAGRIQWLRRTVLPEDFAAVRLVLLALPLGTEADGASTSLEQALAWARKAGCLVNCAACADEGDWALVAQFRHGPCFIGIGTGGDDPCEAARLKRRLLACLDAETTRTFGANEPAEEATHSDGSQRCALSSRVGNWILETPRSEHCDNAGRHSGSGAQPLVLLSRGSLLALRQAELAAAALATRGALAEVRTVTSHGDRDQKTPLSAFGGFGAFVKALEEALLAGEGDGAVHSLKDVPSKLGGDERRGTRLILAGVLPRESARDILLTLDGLPLEALPPGAKVGTSSLRRRAQLLFLRPDLEVVPFRGNVETRLRKLREGEVAATILAEAGLSRLENTPGGRGDSMLSAPDRELLRRGSTPLPFLAAPGQGAVAVETCAGTPLEQLLRDLDHLPTRLAVTAERAFLAEFSCGCVLPLGVHGLWESGVLHLRAELLDGGGKARETAELETAVASLAEAEEAGKRLWKNMAENPLARRLVAAAKRTPSVYVP
- a CDS encoding precorrin-6A/cobalt-precorrin-6A reductase; the encoded protein is MRLLVLGGTSAARRVAEHLLALGHAVTVSVTRTWGLETVPPGAEALLGARDRAEWTELLSRKKPHGEEGDVEGIVDCSHPFATAATEELAAAAVAQGIPFVVFERTMCSAEESEERELFPPRFLLRADSPEEGCALLWGVTRPGECLFLAVGVKLLPRIVPLLRKENRRVVARVLPTEESLCAARRAGLEPREIVALWGAGSVHLNEALLLETGAACMFSKDSGEEGGLHNKIEACRNLGLPLVLLNRPKAETKGAPSVSSLEELETVLASWEEKKLGNTSEKKRKGAIS
- a CDS encoding cobalamin biosynthesis protein encodes the protein MSALPAILILSSRGEETARRLASTLGGDVLSPAPGELKTLLTSLWERPRTALSGIIGVGAAAIYLRAAGPLLRDKASDPPLVCVSEDGHMVVPLTGGHLGGGFDLARSCAKALDATLAATCSSDRAGLTAPDLLCRRWGFVLEGKEHLPAVNGALLDEGILPLRADPEFLRLPFPPCYRVEPAEEKDGETAPGEDAPHPKVLVSFRNAPLPPGAVRLVPPCIVAGVGCRKGVAAEDVVEALRASFREGGYTLSALAECRTIPEKEFEPGLVEAANLLGVPLRICSREELLALPGPFTPSVAERHLDLPGVAEPCAATAGPLLAPRTSSRGVTVALSLRPLRFQGRVDVVGTGPGDARFLTAEARAAIEGAEVLVGYALYIDQIPEAWRRNKWVKRFSMGEEEERVRLALNLAERGYAVALLSGGDPVLFGMAGLTHSLAAETSVPVRVIPGISAIQAAGALLGAPYTNGLTCISLSDYLQPWEEVLQALRGAALGGLTVALYNPVRRDLETKLAAVREIFASLEGPVLLVRDVGRPEESFRAIPLEALSPAEVDMRTLVVLPGRNVLWNGTRLLDRRGYRSERGRNESTERVREDEAVVRSRQESPSEEGAAP
- the cobM gene encoding precorrin-4 C(11)-methyltransferase — translated: MNREHSDGEHATPFQAEVTIVGAGPGDPELLTLKGKRLLETADLVVYAGSLVAPALLAFCNPSCERVDSAPLDLEEQVELMSRAALAGRRVVRLHTGDPSLYGATAEQIRALEARGVVVTIVPGVSSLQAAAARLGVEYTVPGGTQTVICTRAAGRTPVPASEALERLAASQSTLVIFLSAGQADQVANALLRGGYAPDTPSACVYRATWPDERILRTRLDELARRMDEAGIANHALLVIGSCLDPGEAKSLLYDGSFSHGFRNAERSPLS
- a CDS encoding cobyric acid synthase translates to MSTARAKGLMVCGTTSDAGKSLLVTALCRHFFRKGIRVAPFKAQNMALNAYTAPGGGEMGVAQALQAEACGLEPDVRFNPVLLKPQGDSTSQVVLLGRPAATLSARDYHGRNGKGYAATAWETARDALAALREEYDLLLLEGAGSPAEMNIYAADFTNLRTAREAEAPVLLVGDIERGGVLASLVGTLAVLPEKDAALIKAFAVNKFRGDSSLFDEGCRFLEARTGRPVLGVLPYATHLRLPAEDSLGLRSFGDGPLRIVVIKLPRIANFTDFDALEHDGCRVVFADAPGDLDGADCIVLPGTKATMADLRWLRQRGLATALRDAADRGIPLWGICGGYQMLGERIDDPGGVEGSGPESMEGLGLLPVRTFFEGTKIAAPARAVVNDWAPGPWEALRDREISGYEIHMGRTIPVAAASFGDGTPLLTLIARGGREILEADGAARPDGTVFGCYLHGLADDPLFRRAFVNWLRRRKGLAPLGGTGETAPSGRELRDRSYDAWADFVAAHLDMTRLEELIARGL
- a CDS encoding precorrin-2 C(20)-methyltransferase, with amino-acid sequence MILYGIGVGPGDPELVTLKALRLLEEADLVLVPVSRQGRASVAGDIVTAAWAERSTPLPELVPLVFPMVRDEEERRRLLEEQLRMLRPRWEGARAAALPVLGDAALYATVAWLFEAWRPLAPELELRLVPGISAHSFAACALSSFLALAEERLAVVPCTAGADEVRRILEAADTAALYKPSALGKDLARTVSAAGPWKHMVRIERGGLPEERILQGEEAISPCSEYLSLVLLWRERASV
- the cobA gene encoding uroporphyrinogen-III C-methyltransferase, yielding MTVHLVGAGCGTPSWLTLRGAELLRTAEAVVYDRLIHPDLLQLCPKGCEYHPVGKRESDHTLPQKKINALLVELGKRLASVVRLKGGDPFVFGRGGEEALALEEAGLSWDAVPGITAALGGCAAAGLPPTHRGLSGAVTLATGRLGDGGAETTPDNGTNSGDPRRNFLRELGAVPGTLCLYMSASSFAEAAPFLEAGGVTPDTPGACVTWGGWGRATLRSGTFGELIEASRRNALRSPSVLVLGRTAGVALHPLRGPLAGLQVAVCRPAPESWNTARRLEQLGADAYSVPLLELEERPLQGAADLLARADWIVCTSPRGAAQIKRCASDLRRLRGRLAAIGEGTARALALEGLPPDVTAEEPTSEGLARLLRSLIRPGERVAFVRNERASSLPEEAVRQAGGVPFELAAYRMIPNPLPGEELYRELWRQAPLHAVVFGSAALAEAWWDRFGGLPPGAVPVAWGETCARRIRELLETQREGGRDVAVLESPDLPGLERVLRRLNALLSDLRLEQAAADVGKSDEETPKRKGPRRKTERNDTAPRRTRKGNPS